Within Streptomyces sp. SS1-1, the genomic segment TCCGCTCAACGTCCGCTTCAACAACGTCGTCGGCTGGCTGGCCCGGCACGGCCTGAGCATCGTGGGCACGGCGGAGCTGTCGGTGCGCGGCCGCAAGAGCGGCAAGATGCAGCGCCTCCCGGTCAATCCGCACATCCTCGACGGTGTGCAGTACCTCGTCTCGGCCCGCGGGCACTCCCAGTGGGTGCGCAACATGCGCGTCGCCGGCGGCGGTGAGCTGCGGGTCGGGCGCAAGGTGCGCACGTTCACCGCGGTGGAGGTCCCCGACGAGGAGAAGCTCCCGATCCTGCGTACCTACCTGGAGAAGTGGGGCTGGGAGGTCAACCAGTACTTCCAGGGCGTGACCGCGAAGTCCACCGACGAGGAGATCGTCGCCTGCGCCCCGGACCACCCCGTCTTCCGGATCACGGTCGACGGGTGAGGTCCCGGGGCGGTCGGCGTCACCTGGGCGGTCGGCGTCAGGAGGCCGGCTGCTCGTCCGCGGGCGTCTGCCGGCGGTCCAGCGCGCTCAGCGCG encodes:
- a CDS encoding nitroreductase/quinone reductase family protein, which produces MSSPYYLKGSPLNVRFNNVVGWLARHGLSIVGTAELSVRGRKSGKMQRLPVNPHILDGVQYLVSARGHSQWVRNMRVAGGGELRVGRKVRTFTAVEVPDEEKLPILRTYLEKWGWEVNQYFQGVTAKSTDEEIVACAPDHPVFRITVDG